From Nerophis lumbriciformis linkage group LG11, RoL_Nlum_v2.1, whole genome shotgun sequence, one genomic window encodes:
- the LOC133610885 gene encoding uncharacterized protein translates to MSGLFECEQADTWRNVDGKYWHVVEAKAKTGKKSGKLLGLDKWYQEELPTLISSRSDKHVTLSEMVKLMEWKLTRGKFRPRLQQLVASNSEDAVETCSTKAFRLLPDVSAAIAELSTMKGVGPATASALLAAGAAEQAAFMSDEAMESIPGLTPIQYTAKHYTLYLDKMVEKSKKLNKVDPQQDWTPQRLERCLWALAVAKQQQLPLLKDVDVKGSTVVEDCADAEDRPSKKLKKR, encoded by the exons ATGAGTGGACTGTTTGAGTGCGAGCAAGCAGACACATGGCGGAATGTTGATGGCAAATACTGGCATGTTGTGGAGGCCAAGGCTAAAACGGGCAAGAAATCAGGGAAGCTTCTTGGCCTTGACAAGTG GTATCAAGAGGAGCTGCCGACTCTCATATCAAGTCGCAGCGATAAACATGTCACTCTGTCAGAGATGGTCAAGCTGATGGAGTGGAAGCTGACT CGGGGGAAGTTCCGACCTCGCCTGCAGCAGCTGGTGGCGTCCAACAGCGAGGACGCAGTGGAGACGTGCTCCACCAAGGCCTTCCGTCTCCTGCCGGATGTGTCAGCGGCCATCGCTGAGCTCAGCACCATGAAAGGAGTGGGCCCGGCCACGGCGTCAG CGCTGTTGGCTGCAGGAGCTGCAGAGCAGGCTGCCTTCATGTCTGATGAGGCCATGGAGAGCATCCCGGGATTGACGCCCATACAATACACAGCCAAACACTACACGCTCTACCTGGACAAGATGGTGGAGAAGAGCAAAAAGCTAAACAAAG TGGACCCTCAGCAAGACTGGACACCCCAAAGACTGGAGCGCTGTTTGTGGGCGCTGGCGGTCGCTAAGCAACAGCAGCTCCCGCTTCTGAAGGATGTGGACGTGAAGGGCAGCACTGTGGTGGAAGACTGCGCTGATGCCGAAGACAGACCGAGCAAGAAACTCAAAAAGAGATGA
- the wdr24 gene encoding GATOR2 complex protein WDR24, with translation MEKMSRVTTALGNSAISGRTMFCHLDAPANAISVCRDASQVVVAGRNIFKIYGLEEEQLVEKLNLRVGRKPSLNFSCADVMWHQMEENLLATAATNGAVVTWNLGKPSRNKQEQLFTEHKRTVNKVCFHPTEVYMLLSGSQDGFMKCFDLRKKESVSTFSGQSESVRDVQFSMKDYFTFAASFENGNVQLWDIRRPDRYERMFTAHTGPVFCCDWHPDDRGWLATGGRDKMVKVWDMTTNRAKEIYCVQTIASVARVKWRPERKFHLGTCSMMVDHNIYVWDVRRPFIPFATFEEHKDVTTGIVWRHQHDPHFLLSGSKDSTLYQHMFKDATRPVDKANPEGLCFGLFGDLAFAAKESLINGDANRKPYPGGDRRYPIFFFKKPDLTEKFAHVSSALAVFEKDLDSNHMDWFVKTAQLYLLSGKPFAELCDHNAKVARQLKRPQVSTTWTMLRIMFSDPANITTPGLNQNLSKLGTLPLMNSFSMKEMSNEGRLERSKGDGRQDNVHLEPENISNNNEENEETEGSEGQADYMFGDAELDDDDLYSMEHDNQTEEQECTLPQEAFQLRHDILDNPSAPEHLQQDKADSPHVSGNEAEVMCLTPIESFPLISISQPLFTPHLSASFFCPIVREMLGYYAERGDVQMAVSVLIVLGERIRKEIDDLTQEHWYMSYIDLLQRFKLWNVSNEVIKLSTCSAITCLNQTSTTLHINCSNCKRPMNNRGWICDRCHQCASVCAVCHHVVKGLFVWCQGCSHGGHLEHIINWLKSSAHCPAGCGHLCEYT, from the exons ATGGAGAAGATGTCCCGGGTCACCACAGCTCTTGGCAACAGCGCCATCAGCGGTCGGACCATGTTCTGCCACTTAGACGCTCCCGCCAACGCCATCAGTGTGTGCCGTGACGCCTCGCAGGTGGTGGTGGCCGGCCGCAACATCTTCAAGATCTACGGCCTGGAGGAGGAGCAGTTGGTGGAGAAGCTGAATCTCCGCGTGGGCCGCAAGCCGTCTCTCAATTTTAGCTGCGCAGACGTCATGTGGCACCAAATGGAGGAAAACCTGCTGGCGACCGCCGCCACCAACGGCGCCGTGGTGACGTGGAACCTGGGGAAACCGTCTCGCAACAAGCAGGAACAGCTGTTCACCGAGCACAAGCGTACCGTCAACAAGGTGTGCTTCCACCCTACGGAGGTGTACATGCTGCTGAGTGGATCGCAAGATGGCTTCATGAAGTGTTTTGACCTGCGCAAAAAGGAGTCTGTCAGTACTTTCTCAG gtcaGTCAGAGAGCGTGCGAGACGTTCAGTTCAGCATGAAAGATTATTTCACGTTCGCTGCTTCTTTTGAGAACGGAAACGTGCAGCTGTGGGACATCAGACGGCCGGATCGCTACGAGCGAATGTTCACCGCCCACACGGGTCCAGTGTTCTGTTGTGACTGGCACCCTGACGACAG GGGCTGGTTGGCCACAGGGGGCAGAGACAAGATGGTGAAGGTGTGGGACATGACCACAAACCGTGCCAAAGAGATCTACTGCGTCCAAACCATCGCCTCAGTGGCGCGAGTCAAGTGGCGTCCAGAGAGGAAGTTCCACCTGGGCACCTGCTCCATGATGGTGGATCACAACATCTACGTGTGGGACGTGCGAAGACCGTTCATTCCCTTCGCCACCTTTGAGGAGCACAAAGATGTGACCACGGGTATCGTGTGGCGCCACCAGCACGACCCTCACTTCCTGCTGTCGGGCTCCAAAGACAGCACGCTCTACCAGCACATGTTTAAAGATGCCACGCGACCCGTGGATAAGGCCAACCCAGAAGGTCTCTGCTTCGGCCTTTTTGGCGACTTGGCCTTTGCCGCTAAAGAGAGTCTAATCAACGGCGATGCCAACAGAAAGCCTTACCCTGGAGGCGACCGCCGCTACCCCATCTTTTTCTTCAAGAAGCCCGACCTGACAGAGAAGTTTGCCCACGTGTCAAGTGCCCTGGCCGTCTTTGAGAAAGACTTGGACAGTAACCACATGGACTGGTTTGTGAAGACGGCACAACTCTACCTCCTAAGCGGGAAGCCCTTTGCCGAACTGTGCGATCATAACGCCAAAGTGGCTCGCCAGCTCAAAAGACCTCAG GTTTCAACAACGTGGACCATGCTGAGGATCATGTTCTCTGACCCAGCAAACATCACTACTCCTGGGCTCAACCAAAACCTCAGTAAACTGGGCACCTTACCTCTAATGAACAG TTTCAGCATGAAGGAGATGAGCAACGAGGGCAGACTTGAGCGCAGCAAAGGCGACGGCAGACAGGACAACGTCCACTTGGAGCCTGAAAACATCAGCAACAATAACGAAG AAAATGAGGAGACGGAGGGCAGCGAGGGCCAGGCTGATTACATGTTTGGAGATGCTGAGCTCGATGATGATGACCTGTACTCCATGGAACATGACAACCAGACAG AGGAGCAGGAGTGCACGCTCCCTCAGGAGGCTTTCCAGCTCCGCCACGACATCCTGGACAACCCGTCCGCTCCCGAGCACCTCCAGCAGGACAAGGCCGACTCGCCGCACGTCAGCGGCAATGAGGCTGAGGTCATGTGCCTGACGCCTATCGAGTCCTTCCCCCTCATCTCCATCTCCCAGCCGCTGTTCACCCCCCATCTGTCCGCCAGCTTCTTTTGCCCCATCGTGCGTGAGATGCTCGGTTACTACGCCGAGCGAGGTGACGTGCAGATGGCCGTGTCTGTGCTCATCGTTCTGGGAGAGCGGATACGTAAAGAGATCGATGACCTCACGCAG GAGCACTGGTACATGTCCTACATCGACCTACTGCAGCGTTTTAAGCTGTGGAACGTGTCCAACGAGGTGATCAAGTTGAGTACATGCAGCGCCATCACTTGTCTGAATCAGACGTCCACCACCCTGCACATCAACTGCAGCAACTGCAAACGGCCCATGAACAATAGAGGCTGGATTTGTGACAG GTGTCACCAGTGTGCCAGTGTGTGCGCCGTGTGCCACCATGTGGTGAAAGGACTGTTTGTGTGGTGTCAGGGCTGCAGCCACGGTGGTCACCTGGAGCACATCATTAACTGGCTCAAGAGCAGTGCCCACTGCCCTGCAGGCTGCGGGCACCTGTGTGAGTACACCTGA